The Primulina eburnea isolate SZY01 chromosome 8, ASM2296580v1, whole genome shotgun sequence genome contains a region encoding:
- the LOC140839085 gene encoding mitogen-activated protein kinase kinase kinase 18-like gives MDWTRGPPIGEGSSAAVYLATSASGDLFAVKSADVSSSILLQKEQCLISQLSSPYIVKCFGSGTTFENRKPVYNLFLEYVSGGTISEQIAKQGRSLDEGLIQFYAHQILLGLSYLHLNGIVHCDIKGQNILIGEDGGLKIADFGCAKWVESSNFSKEMFAGTPAYMAPEVARFEEQSFPADIWALGCTVIEMATGSNPWPEMKDPASALYRIANSGDVPKIPAWFSDVGKDFLSKCLTRDRKERWTAGELLQHDFLGENCGEIREFPMKSPASVMDQGFWDSLEVSDSSRNATNIVISSTFESATNRIKDLFTDVSFSSNFKFPDWAAAEDDDWVTVRCAAEIEECRNQDSEQDSIASESDAFCDEDLQTSVSVEDSLFDCFNDVVITVVVCSDDTDEAIFERILMESFSRTHQLFTFSSIFIAFKQKCIKL, from the coding sequence ATGGACTGGACAAGGGGTCCTCCGATTGGTGAAGGGTCCTCCGCGGCGGTGTATCTTGCCACCTCCGCCTCCGGAGATCTGTTCGCAGTGAAGTCCGCCGATGTATCTTCTTCTATCTTGTTACAGAAAGAGCAGTGTTTAATTTCTCAGCTTTCCTCTCCTTATATAGTTAAATGCTTCGGTTCTGGTACCACTTTCGAGAACCGTAAGCCGGTTTACAATCTTTTCTTGGAGTATGTCTCCGGCGGCACGATCTCCGAGCAGATTGCGAAGCAGGGGCGGTCGTTGGATGAAGGATTGATTCAATTCTACGCGCATCAAATTCTTCTGGGATTGAGCTATCTTCACCTGAATGGAATCGTTCACTGTGACATCAAGGGGCAAAACATATTGATAGGCGAAGATGGAGGATTGAAGATAGCTGATTTCGGCTGTGCAAAATGGGTGGAATCAAGCAACTTTTCGAAAGAAATGTTCGCCGGCACTCCCGCTTACATGGCCCCGGAAGTTGCTCGCTTTGAAGAGCAAAGCTTTCCTGCTGATATATGGGCTTTGGGTTGTACAGTGATTGAGATGGCCACAGGATCTAATCCTTGGCCGGAGATGAAGGATCCTGCTTCGGCCCTGTACAGAATCGCAAATTCGGGCGATGTCCCGAAAATCCCGGCCTGGTTTTCTGACGTCGGGAAGGATTTCTTAAGCAAGTGCTTGACAAGGGATCGGAAAGAACGTTGGACGGCGGGTGAGCTTTTGCAGCACGATTTTCTTGGTGAAAATTGCGGAGAAATCAGAGAGTTTCCTATGAAATCCCCGGCAAGTGTCATGGATCAGGGCTTCTGGGATTCGCTGGAAGTATCGGATTCATCAAGAAATGCAACGAATATAGTTATTTCTTCTACTTTTGAATCTGCCACGAATAGGATTAAGGATCTGTTTACAGATGTGTCTTTTTCATCGAATTTCAAATTTCCAGATTGGGCGGCGGCCGAGGATGACGATTGGGTGACGGTGAGATGTGCTGCAGAAATCGAAGAATGTCGGAACCAAGATTCTGAACAAGACTCGATTGCTTCGGAATCTGATGCATTTTGTGATGAAGATCTTCAGACCTCGGTTTCCGTTGAGGATTCATTGTTTGATTGTTTTAATGATGTAGTAATTACCGTAGTTGTGTGTAGTGATGATACTGATGAAGccatttttgagagaattttaaTGGAATCCTTTTCTCGTACACATCAACTTTTTACCTTTTCTTCCATCTTTATTGCTTTTAAACAAAAATGCATCAAGTTATAA